In Rhodospirillaceae bacterium, a single window of DNA contains:
- a CDS encoding NADH-quinone oxidoreductase subunit NuoE: protein MSGPSKKTPVDPGAFVFSGPNQTKVERILAKYPEERQASAVLPLLDLAQRQSGGWLPRAAMDHVAEFLSMPPIRVYEVATFYTMFNLKPVGEHFIQICTTTPCWLRGSGDIVRACKETLGIGPGETTEDGKFTVAEAECLGACVNAPMIQIGDDYYEDLDPEGMKKILELLQRGEKPTPGSQTGRRCGAPQSGPKTLLTTASGTTVSEKENV from the coding sequence ATGAGCGGCCCTTCGAAAAAAACGCCCGTCGATCCGGGCGCGTTTGTTTTCTCGGGGCCCAATCAGACGAAGGTTGAGAGGATCCTCGCAAAATATCCGGAAGAACGTCAGGCAAGTGCTGTGCTTCCCTTGCTGGACCTTGCCCAACGCCAATCCGGCGGCTGGCTTCCCCGCGCTGCGATGGATCACGTCGCCGAATTTCTTTCCATGCCGCCGATCCGGGTCTATGAAGTTGCCACCTTCTACACGATGTTCAATCTGAAACCGGTTGGCGAACATTTTATCCAGATCTGCACGACAACGCCCTGCTGGTTGCGCGGATCCGGCGACATTGTTCGCGCGTGCAAGGAAACCCTTGGAATCGGCCCAGGTGAGACGACGGAAGATGGAAAATTCACCGTTGCCGAGGCCGAATGTCTTGGCGCATGTGTGAACGCGCCGATGATCCAGATTGGTGATGATTATTACGAAGATTTGGACCCTGAAGGCATGAAGAAGATTTTGGAGCTGTTGCAGCGTGGCGAAAAGCCAACACCTGGTTCGCAAACCGGGCGTCGTTGCGGTGCGCCGCAATCGGGGCCAAAGACGCTTCTTACGACCGCTTCCGGCACGACCGTTTCTGAAAAGGAAAACGTCTGA
- a CDS encoding endopeptidase La — translation MNDPSTGVLYPILPLRDIVVFPHMIVPLFVGRERSVRALEEVMKGDKKILLVTQKDAGKDDPEAGDIYTVGTIGTALQLLKLPDGTVKVLVEGSRRARILHHTQTDPFFQAYVEEIEDKVEKTEEVEALTRTVISQFEQYVKLNKKIPPEVLVSVNQIDNPSKLADTISSHLALKIPEKQVLVELVSVTERLERICSMMEAEIGVLRVEKRIRSRVKRQMEKTQREYYLNEQMKAIQKELGESEDGRDEIGELEDRVRKTKFSKEAREKATSELKKLRTMSPMSAEATVVRNYLDWLLSIPWGKRSKVNRDIRAAARILDEDHYGLEKVKERILEYLAIQQRSKKIRGPILCLVGPPGVGKTSLGKSIARATGRNFVRVSLGGVRDEAEIRGHRRTYIGSMPGKIIQSMKKMKSVNPLFLLDEVDKLGSDFRGDPSSALLEVLDPEQNSTFQDHYLEVDYDLSNIMFVTTANTLRMSKPLMDRMEIIRLSGYTEDEKLEIAKRHLIPKQIKANAMKKGEWSISSDALLNLIRYYTREAGVRNLEREIANLMRKAVKEILMKNKKRVSITRTNLEKYAGIRRYRFGETELNDLVGVVTGLAWTEVGGELLTIEAVTMRGKGNVKHTGQLGSVMQESVEAARSYVRSRMLDFGIRPDIFSKRDIHVHVPEGATPKDGPSAGVAMCVAIISALTGIAVRKDVAMTGEITLRGRVLPIGGLKEKLLAALRGGVKTVLIPRENEKDLADVPKNIKRDLKIILTGTVDEVLENALVQPLTPIEWQEKDDIEAVVQKKEPGVVGDVVKH, via the coding sequence ATGAACGATCCGAGCACAGGCGTCCTTTATCCGATCCTTCCGTTACGCGACATTGTCGTGTTCCCGCACATGATCGTGCCGCTTTTTGTGGGGCGGGAACGGTCCGTGCGGGCGTTGGAAGAGGTCATGAAGGGGGACAAGAAGATCCTGCTTGTGACTCAGAAAGACGCCGGAAAGGATGACCCGGAGGCGGGAGACATCTATACGGTCGGCACGATCGGGACAGCGCTGCAATTGCTGAAATTACCGGATGGGACCGTCAAGGTTTTGGTGGAAGGGTCGCGCCGCGCGCGAATTCTTCACCATACCCAGACCGATCCATTCTTCCAGGCCTATGTGGAAGAGATTGAGGATAAGGTCGAAAAGACGGAAGAAGTGGAGGCGCTGACCCGCACGGTGATTTCTCAATTTGAGCAATATGTGAAGCTCAACAAGAAAATTCCACCGGAGGTTCTTGTCTCCGTCAACCAGATTGATAACCCGTCAAAGCTGGCCGATACGATTTCCTCGCATCTGGCGCTGAAAATTCCGGAAAAGCAGGTGCTGGTCGAACTCGTTTCCGTTACGGAGCGGCTGGAACGGATTTGTTCGATGATGGAGGCCGAGATCGGCGTCCTGCGGGTTGAAAAGCGGATCCGCAGCCGCGTGAAGCGGCAAATGGAGAAGACGCAGCGCGAGTATTATCTGAACGAGCAGATGAAGGCGATTCAGAAGGAGCTTGGTGAATCCGAAGACGGTCGGGACGAGATCGGAGAGCTTGAGGACCGGGTTCGTAAAACAAAATTCAGCAAGGAAGCCCGAGAAAAGGCGACGTCTGAGCTGAAAAAGCTACGCACGATGAGTCCGATGTCGGCCGAGGCGACGGTGGTTCGCAATTATTTGGACTGGTTGCTCAGCATCCCATGGGGAAAGCGTTCGAAAGTTAATCGGGATATTCGCGCTGCAGCGCGAATTCTCGATGAGGATCACTATGGGCTTGAAAAGGTCAAAGAGCGGATTCTTGAATATTTGGCCATTCAGCAGCGCTCCAAGAAAATTCGCGGCCCCATTCTGTGCCTGGTTGGGCCTCCTGGCGTCGGCAAGACGTCGCTTGGCAAATCGATCGCCCGGGCAACGGGACGCAATTTCGTGCGTGTCTCCCTTGGCGGTGTGCGTGACGAGGCGGAAATCCGAGGCCATCGTCGGACCTATATCGGTTCGATGCCGGGGAAGATTATCCAGTCGATGAAGAAGATGAAGTCGGTCAACCCGCTGTTCCTGCTTGACGAGGTGGATAAGCTTGGATCCGATTTCCGTGGCGACCCATCTTCGGCGCTTCTCGAAGTGCTGGACCCCGAGCAGAATTCGACCTTTCAGGATCACTACCTGGAAGTTGATTACGACCTCTCCAACATCATGTTTGTGACGACGGCAAACACGCTACGTATGTCCAAGCCGTTGATGGACCGGATGGAGATTATCCGCCTTTCCGGCTACACTGAGGATGAAAAGCTCGAAATTGCAAAGCGCCATCTGATCCCCAAGCAGATAAAAGCGAATGCCATGAAGAAAGGCGAATGGTCAATTTCGAGCGATGCGCTGCTGAACCTCATTCGCTATTACACGCGTGAGGCGGGCGTTCGCAATCTTGAGCGTGAGATCGCCAACCTTATGCGGAAGGCGGTAAAAGAAATCCTGATGAAGAACAAGAAGCGGGTGTCCATCACGCGCACAAATCTTGAAAAATATGCCGGAATTCGTCGCTATCGTTTTGGCGAGACGGAACTTAATGATCTTGTCGGTGTTGTGACGGGCCTTGCCTGGACGGAAGTTGGTGGCGAGCTGCTTACCATTGAAGCTGTCACGATGCGGGGCAAGGGAAACGTCAAGCACACAGGCCAGTTGGGCAGTGTGATGCAGGAATCGGTAGAGGCCGCTCGCAGCTATGTTCGCTCGCGGATGCTGGATTTTGGCATTCGACCGGATATCTTTAGCAAAAGGGATATCCACGTTCATGTGCCGGAGGGGGCGACGCCAAAGGATGGGCCCTCTGCCGGGGTGGCCATGTGCGTAGCAATTATCTCGGCGCTTACCGGTATTGCCGTGCGAAAAGATGTTGCCATGACCGGCGAAATTACGTTGCGCGGACGCGTTCTACCTATCGGCGGGCTTAAGGAAAAGCTTCTGGCGGCGCTGCGTGGGGGCGTAAAAACGGTATTGATTCCAAGGGAAAACGAGAAAGACCTCGCGGATGTTCCTAAGAATATCAAGCGTGATCTTAAGATCATCCTGACCGGCACCGTGGATGAGGTTCTGGAAAATGCGCTTGTTCAGCCATTGACCCCGATCGAGTGGCAGGAGAAGGACGATATCGAAGCCGTGGTGCAGAAAAAGGAACCGGGTGTTGTCGGCGACGTCGTCAAGCACTGA
- a CDS encoding NADH-quinone oxidoreductase subunit D (Catalyzes the transfer of electrons from NADH to quinone), which yields MAEARIQNYTINFGPQHPAAHGVLRLVLELDGEIVDRADPHIGLLHRGTEKLIEHKSYLQAVPYFDRLDYVSPMCQEHAFALAVEKLLDLDVPLRGQYIRVLFSEITRILNHLLNITTMALDVGAMTPVLWGFEEREILMEFYERVSGARLHAAYFRPGGVGRDMPAGLAEDIHEFIERFPKVIDDIESLLTENRIFKQRTVDIGVVTAAEAMDWGFTGPMLRGSNIAWDLRKAQPYDVYAEMDFDVPVGLKGDCYSRYLLRVEEMRQSLRIMTQCLEKMPAGAVRDTSAKVSPPSRGEMKRSMEALIHHFKLYTEGYHVPAGETYTAVEAPKGEFGVYLVSDGTNKPYRCKIRAPGFAHMQGLDMMSRGHMLADVSAIIGSLDIVFGEVDR from the coding sequence ATGGCGGAAGCGCGGATTCAAAACTATACGATTAATTTTGGGCCTCAGCATCCGGCAGCGCATGGGGTGCTTCGCCTTGTGCTTGAACTGGATGGCGAAATTGTGGATCGCGCGGACCCGCATATCGGGTTGTTGCACCGTGGCACCGAAAAACTGATCGAACATAAATCCTATTTACAGGCCGTTCCTTATTTTGACCGTCTCGATTACGTATCGCCGATGTGTCAGGAGCATGCCTTCGCGCTTGCTGTGGAAAAGCTTCTAGATCTTGACGTGCCGCTACGTGGTCAGTACATCCGTGTCCTGTTCAGCGAAATCACGCGCATCCTTAATCACCTGCTCAACATCACCACGATGGCGCTCGACGTGGGCGCAATGACGCCGGTCTTGTGGGGATTCGAAGAGCGTGAAATTTTGATGGAATTCTACGAGCGCGTCTCCGGCGCCAGGCTGCACGCGGCCTATTTCCGTCCGGGCGGCGTTGGCCGTGATATGCCTGCGGGCCTGGCGGAAGATATCCATGAATTCATAGAGCGTTTTCCGAAAGTAATCGACGACATCGAATCGCTGTTGACCGAGAACCGTATTTTCAAACAGCGGACGGTTGACATTGGCGTGGTGACAGCAGCGGAGGCAATGGACTGGGGCTTTACCGGTCCGATGCTGCGCGGGTCGAACATTGCCTGGGATCTGCGCAAGGCACAGCCTTACGACGTTTACGCCGAGATGGATTTCGATGTGCCGGTTGGCCTGAAGGGAGACTGCTACAGCCGCTATCTTCTGCGGGTCGAGGAAATGCGCCAAAGCCTTCGTATTATGACGCAATGTCTTGAAAAAATGCCGGCAGGTGCCGTTCGCGATACCAGCGCGAAGGTTAGTCCGCCATCGCGCGGCGAGATGAAACGCTCGATGGAAGCGCTCATCCACCACTTCAAGCTTTATACCGAGGGCTATCACGTGCCAGCAGGCGAAACCTATACCGCCGTTGAGGCACCGAAAGGCGAATTTGGCGTTTATCTCGTATCGGATGGGACAAACAAGCCCTATCGCTGCAAGATACGTGCGCCGGGTTTTGCTCATATGCAGGGACTCGACATGATGAGCCGGGGGCACATGCTGGCCGATGTCAGCGCGATTATCGGCAGTCTGGATATTGTTTTCGGTGAGGTGGATCGATGA
- a CDS encoding NADH-quinone oxidoreductase subunit F (part of NADH-ubiquinone oxidoreductase complex I; shuttles electrons from NADH, via FMN and iron-sulfur (Fe-S) centers, to quinones in the respiratory chain; NuoF is part of the soluble NADH dehydrogenase fragment, which represents the electron input part of NADH dehydrogenase), whose protein sequence is MLRDEDRIFTNLYGIEAFGLNGARQRGDWQNTKAILEKGRETIIEEMKNSGLRGRGGAGFSAGLKWSFMPKEVGDRPHYLVVNADEGEPGTCKDRDIMRNDPHKLLEGCLIAGFAMGSHCCYIYIRGEFFREAENLQTAIDEAYEAGLIGRNACKSGWDFDIFIHRGAGAYICGEETALLESLEGRKGQPRLKPPFPANVGLYGCPTTVNNVETIAVVPEILRRGPEWFAGLGRPNNAGTKLFCISGHVNEACLVEEEMGIPLRELIEKHAGGVRGGWNNLLAIIPGGSSVPLLPKPICDTVRMDFDSLKEVQSGLGTAAIIVMDKSTDIVRAIARLAQFYKHESCGQCTPCREGTGWMWRVMERLVTGEAHVDEIGLLDEVSREIEGHTICALGDAAAWPIQGLIRHFRPELERRILERQVGGDTEAA, encoded by the coding sequence ATGCTGCGTGACGAAGACCGTATTTTTACAAACCTCTATGGGATTGAGGCTTTTGGTCTGAACGGCGCGCGTCAGCGCGGCGATTGGCAGAACACGAAGGCGATTCTGGAAAAAGGCCGCGAAACGATCATTGAGGAAATGAAGAATTCCGGCTTGCGCGGTCGCGGTGGCGCGGGGTTCAGTGCCGGGTTGAAATGGTCTTTCATGCCGAAGGAGGTGGGGGATCGACCCCATTACCTCGTCGTCAATGCCGATGAAGGCGAGCCGGGCACGTGCAAGGATCGCGACATCATGCGCAACGACCCTCATAAGCTGCTGGAGGGGTGTCTGATCGCCGGCTTCGCGATGGGGTCGCATTGTTGCTACATCTACATTCGTGGCGAGTTTTTCCGCGAGGCGGAAAACCTGCAAACGGCGATCGACGAAGCCTATGAGGCGGGCCTCATCGGCAGGAATGCCTGCAAGTCCGGCTGGGATTTTGATATTTTTATTCACCGTGGGGCCGGCGCCTATATCTGCGGCGAAGAAACCGCCCTGCTGGAAAGCCTTGAAGGGCGCAAGGGCCAGCCGCGCCTGAAGCCACCCTTTCCGGCGAATGTGGGCCTTTATGGTTGTCCGACAACGGTAAACAATGTCGAGACGATCGCCGTTGTTCCTGAAATTCTGCGCCGCGGGCCGGAATGGTTCGCGGGCCTTGGCCGCCCGAACAACGCCGGCACGAAACTTTTCTGCATTTCGGGCCATGTCAACGAAGCCTGCCTCGTTGAGGAAGAGATGGGGATACCGCTTCGGGAGCTGATTGAAAAACATGCTGGCGGCGTCCGTGGCGGCTGGAACAATCTGCTGGCTATTATTCCGGGTGGATCTTCCGTGCCATTGTTGCCAAAGCCGATTTGCGACACCGTGCGGATGGATTTTGACAGTCTGAAAGAAGTGCAGTCGGGTCTGGGCACCGCCGCGATCATCGTTATGGACAAATCGACGGACATTGTGAGAGCGATTGCCAGGCTTGCACAATTCTACAAACATGAAAGCTGCGGCCAGTGCACGCCATGCCGCGAGGGTACCGGTTGGATGTGGCGCGTGATGGAACGCCTCGTCACGGGTGAGGCCCATGTTGATGAAATCGGCCTGCTGGACGAGGTAAGCCGTGAAATAGAAGGCCACACAATCTGTGCGCTTGGCGATGCGGCGGCCTGGCCCATTCAAGGTTTGATCCGCCATTTTCGCCCCGAACTTGAACGTCGTATTCTTGAACGCCAGGTTGGCGGCGATACAGAGGCCGCGTAG
- a CDS encoding NADH-quinone oxidoreductase subunit C: MDEALKELSDMIQAALPDQVIETQIAHGELMIVVPAQSIVKILGFLRDNANCQFSILVDVCGVDYPEREKRFEVVYNLLSLEQNQRIRVKASVGEDETIPSVVGVYSAANWWEREAWDLYGIFFSEHPDLRRILTDYGFEGHPLRKDFPLTGFVELRYDEAQKRVVYEPVKLTQEFRSFDFMSPWEGTEILLPGDEKADGQEGGKRS, translated from the coding sequence ATGGACGAAGCACTCAAGGAACTCAGCGATATGATCCAGGCCGCGTTGCCGGATCAGGTGATCGAAACCCAGATCGCGCATGGCGAACTGATGATCGTGGTGCCGGCCCAGTCCATTGTAAAGATCTTGGGCTTTCTTCGAGACAATGCGAATTGCCAATTCAGTATTTTAGTAGATGTTTGCGGCGTTGATTATCCGGAACGTGAAAAGCGTTTTGAGGTCGTCTACAACCTTTTGAGCCTGGAACAGAATCAGCGAATTCGCGTGAAAGCTTCTGTGGGCGAGGACGAAACCATTCCGTCGGTCGTCGGTGTGTACAGCGCGGCGAATTGGTGGGAGCGTGAGGCTTGGGATCTTTACGGTATCTTTTTCTCCGAACATCCGGACCTTCGCCGAATTCTTACGGATTATGGCTTCGAAGGCCATCCGCTGCGCAAGGATTTTCCGCTCACCGGATTCGTCGAACTGCGTTACGACGAGGCGCAGAAGCGCGTTGTCTATGAGCCAGTCAAGCTGACACAGGAATTTCGGTCTTTCGATTTCATGAGTCCGTGGGAAGGAACAGAAATTTTGCTTCCGGGCGATGAAAAAGCGGACGGTCAAGAGGGCGGGAAACGCAGCTGA
- a CDS encoding NADH-quinone oxidoreductase subunit A (Catalyzes the transfer of electrons from NADH to quinone): MEALLQEYLPILLFLGIAGGVAAAALIASYVLAPQRPDAEKLSAYECGFEPFEDARDKFDVRFCLVAILFIIFDLEVVFLFPWAVSLGEIGLFGFWSMMVFLAILTIGFIYEWRKGGLEWE, encoded by the coding sequence ATGGAAGCGTTGCTTCAGGAATATCTTCCAATCCTGTTGTTTCTTGGCATCGCCGGCGGAGTTGCCGCCGCGGCGCTGATCGCGTCCTATGTTCTTGCGCCCCAGCGTCCGGATGCTGAGAAACTTTCGGCGTATGAATGTGGATTCGAGCCGTTTGAAGATGCGCGTGACAAATTCGATGTTCGTTTCTGCCTTGTCGCCATTCTTTTTATTATCTTCGATCTTGAGGTGGTGTTTCTTTTTCCATGGGCCGTCAGCCTGGGAGAAATTGGTCTCTTCGGTTTCTGGTCGATGATGGTTTTTCTCGCAATTTTGACCATTGGTTTCATCTACGAATGGCGGAAGGGGGGGCTTGAATGGGAATAG
- a CDS encoding NADH-quinone oxidoreductase subunit B (The point of entry for the majority of electrons that traverse the respiratory chain eventually resulting in the reduction of oxygen): MGIGTRDHSSSFAGALPQGPDQDAILKQVTRELDDRGFVMAQADKLANWARTGSLWPMTFGLACCAVEMIHSACSRYDLDRFGIVFRPSPRQADVMIVAGTLVNKMAPALRKVYDQMAEPRWVISMGSCANGGGYYHYSYAVVRGCDRIVPVDIYVPGCPPTAEALLYGILQLQKKIRRTGTLAR, encoded by the coding sequence ATGGGAATAGGCACCCGTGACCACAGTTCGTCCTTTGCGGGTGCCTTGCCGCAGGGGCCGGATCAGGACGCAATTCTAAAACAGGTAACTCGCGAACTCGACGATCGTGGTTTCGTTATGGCCCAGGCGGACAAACTTGCGAATTGGGCGCGCACGGGATCGCTTTGGCCGATGACCTTTGGGCTTGCCTGTTGCGCGGTCGAGATGATTCACAGCGCCTGTAGTCGCTATGACCTTGATCGTTTTGGCATCGTCTTTCGGCCCTCACCGCGTCAGGCGGACGTCATGATTGTGGCGGGCACGCTGGTCAACAAGATGGCGCCGGCGTTACGGAAAGTTTACGACCAGATGGCCGAGCCGCGATGGGTTATTTCCATGGGGTCCTGTGCAAATGGTGGTGGTTATTATCACTATTCGTACGCCGTCGTTCGCGGTTGCGATCGCATCGTGCCGGTGGATATTTACGTTCCCGGCTGTCCGCCGACGGCGGAGGCGCTGCTTTATGGCATTCTGCAACTTCAGAAGAAAATACGTCGTACCGGAACTCTTGCCCGTTAA
- a CDS encoding NADH-quinone oxidoreductase subunit G (Catalyzes the transfer of electrons from NADH to quinone) produces MPKLTINGQEIEVAPGLTVLQACEQAGIEIPRFCYHERLSIAGNCRMCLVEMERAPKPVASCAMPVADGMVVHTNTPLVEKARKGVMEFLLINHPLDCPICDQGGECDLQDQAMAYGFDRTRFQENKRAVADKEFGPLVKTIMTRCIHCTRCIRFAEEVAGVPVLGATGRGENMEVGTYVEQAINTEMSGNLIDLCPVGALTSKPYAFTARSWELRKTESIDVLDAVGSAIRIDARGGEVMRILPRLNEDVNEEWINDKTRFACDGLKRQRLDRPYVRKNGKLCPASWEEAFAAIAAKLDGIPANKVAAIAGDLADCESMLALKDLMQALGSPHLDCRQNGARIAGGAPASYRFNTTIVGIEDADACLLIGTNPRWEAALVNTRLRKRHLMGGFSVAAVGPVLDLTYPVAQLGDSPDVLAAIADGTHDFSKTLAAAERPMLILGEGALMRADGEAILALAHQIAETTGMVGEGWNGFNFLPLAASRVGGLDLGFVPGEGGCDVAGICKGAGKGDIQAVYLLGADEIDMASLGDAFVIYQGHHGDAGAHRADVLLPGAAYTEKNATYVNLEGRVQRTHLAIFPPGEAREDWAILRALSAVLGKTLPYDSLAKIRERLVAANPIFEGEDSVTPAPWSKFGTPGALAKAAFVYPLDNFYMTDPIGRVSPTMAACTEAFVYPLKAKTGTDG; encoded by the coding sequence ATGCCGAAGCTGACAATTAACGGCCAGGAAATCGAAGTCGCACCCGGGTTAACGGTCCTTCAGGCATGTGAGCAGGCGGGCATTGAAATTCCCCGCTTCTGCTATCACGAACGGCTTTCGATCGCTGGCAATTGCCGCATGTGCCTTGTCGAGATGGAGCGCGCGCCAAAACCGGTCGCTTCCTGTGCGATGCCGGTTGCCGATGGCATGGTGGTTCATACGAACACGCCTTTGGTCGAGAAGGCGCGCAAAGGCGTGATGGAATTTCTTCTTATCAACCATCCGCTGGATTGTCCGATCTGCGATCAGGGTGGCGAATGCGACCTCCAGGATCAGGCAATGGCCTATGGGTTTGATCGCACCCGCTTTCAAGAAAACAAGCGGGCGGTTGCGGACAAGGAATTCGGCCCTCTTGTCAAGACGATCATGACGCGTTGCATCCATTGCACGCGCTGCATTCGCTTTGCCGAGGAAGTTGCAGGCGTTCCCGTGTTGGGCGCTACCGGGCGCGGCGAAAACATGGAAGTCGGCACCTATGTCGAGCAGGCGATCAATACGGAAATGTCCGGCAATCTTATTGATCTGTGTCCCGTCGGCGCGCTGACGTCAAAGCCATATGCGTTTACGGCGCGGTCCTGGGAACTTCGCAAGACCGAATCAATCGACGTTCTCGATGCGGTGGGCAGCGCCATTCGTATCGATGCCAGGGGCGGGGAAGTGATGCGCATCCTGCCCAGGCTGAACGAAGATGTGAACGAGGAATGGATCAACGACAAGACGCGCTTTGCCTGCGATGGGCTGAAACGTCAACGGCTGGATCGCCCTTATGTGCGCAAGAACGGCAAGCTGTGCCCGGCTTCGTGGGAGGAAGCCTTCGCGGCAATTGCTGCAAAGCTGGATGGGATTCCCGCAAACAAGGTGGCGGCCATTGCCGGCGATCTTGCCGATTGCGAATCAATGCTGGCGCTAAAGGATCTGATGCAGGCGTTGGGCAGCCCCCATCTCGATTGTCGCCAGAACGGCGCCCGGATCGCGGGGGGTGCCCCTGCAAGCTATCGTTTCAATACGACGATTGTCGGCATCGAAGACGCCGACGCCTGCCTTCTTATCGGCACGAACCCACGATGGGAAGCGGCCCTGGTGAACACACGGCTTCGCAAGCGCCACCTCATGGGGGGCTTTTCCGTTGCTGCCGTTGGGCCGGTGCTGGATCTGACCTATCCGGTCGCGCAATTGGGCGATAGCCCCGACGTGCTTGCCGCGATTGCCGATGGCACCCATGATTTTTCGAAGACCCTGGCGGCGGCGGAACGGCCAATGCTTATTCTTGGCGAGGGGGCGCTAATGCGTGCCGATGGCGAGGCCATTTTGGCGCTGGCGCATCAAATTGCCGAGACGACCGGCATGGTGGGCGAGGGATGGAACGGATTTAATTTTCTGCCTCTTGCCGCCTCGCGAGTTGGCGGCCTCGACCTTGGCTTTGTTCCAGGTGAAGGCGGGTGCGATGTTGCCGGCATTTGCAAAGGCGCTGGCAAAGGGGACATTCAGGCGGTCTATCTTCTTGGTGCCGATGAGATCGACATGGCGAGCCTGGGGGATGCCTTTGTCATCTATCAGGGCCATCATGGCGATGCCGGTGCCCACCGGGCCGACGTTCTGCTTCCCGGAGCCGCCTATACGGAAAAAAATGCCACCTATGTCAATCTGGAAGGCAGGGTCCAGCGGACACATCTTGCCATTTTCCCGCCGGGCGAGGCACGCGAAGACTGGGCCATCCTTCGCGCCCTTTCTGCCGTTCTTGGAAAAACCCTTCCCTATGACAGTCTGGCCAAAATTCGCGAACGCCTGGTTGCGGCCAACCCCATCTTTGAGGGAGAGGACAGCGTAACGCCTGCCCCCTGGAGCAAATTCGGCACGCCGGGCGCGTTGGCCAAGGCGGCCTTTGTCTATCCGCTCGACAATTTTTATATGACGGACCCCATTGGTCGCGTTTCACCGACCATGGCGGCCTGTACGGAAGCGTTTGTTTACCCCTTGAAAGCAAAGACCGGCACCGATGGTTGA
- a CDS encoding DNA-binding protein HU (histone-like DNA-binding protein) — protein MNKNDLIDSVASRSGFSKADSARAVDSVFGVISDSLKEGTEVRLVGFGTFSVANRAASKGRNPRTGEVIDIPASKQPKFKAGKGLKEVVNN, from the coding sequence GTGAATAAAAACGATCTTATTGATTCTGTTGCTAGCAGGTCTGGTTTTTCAAAGGCGGATAGCGCTCGTGCGGTTGACAGCGTTTTCGGTGTTATTTCCGACAGTTTGAAAGAGGGGACAGAAGTTCGTCTCGTCGGATTTGGTACTTTCAGCGTTGCGAACCGTGCAGCCTCGAAGGGTAGAAACCCGCGCACCGGTGAAGTCATTGATATTCCGGCGTCGAAACAGCCAAAATTTAAGGCCGGCAAGGGGTTAAAAGAAGTTGTAAACAACTGA